Proteins found in one Oceaniferula flava genomic segment:
- a CDS encoding alkaline phosphatase PhoX, whose amino-acid sequence MHRRNFLKTTSLTGLSFLGLKTYLAAAEEAPVSQPLGKLLPDPAGILDLPAGFSYTVLSQTGDRMSDGLRVPGMPDGMAAFAGKNGRVVLVRNHELSIKMKPLAAYDGGRFPADIDQGLAYMPGTETTDGQLGGTTNVVYNPQTKQVEKQFLSLAGTDRNCAGGAMPWGSWITCEEPEDMTSEIGRKHGYCFEVKATENVGLQKATPLKALGRFCHEAVALDPRSGILYLTEDISDGLLYRFIPEKSKDFSRGKLQAMAVVGKPSADLRNYEEAKRQLRAGEELAVEWIDLRDVDTPDDDLRHRGHRAGAARMARGEGIIFTDGQLAICCTDGGPNKQGQIFKLTPSAPSSESGQDRLELFLEPTESDLLTNGDNLCVAPWGDLVICEDLVAEHAEKVPHLRIISPSGQISTLARNAKDRSEFAGCCFSPDGSVLFVNMQGLGLTLAITGFPQRLR is encoded by the coding sequence ATGCACCGACGCAACTTCCTCAAAACGACCTCTCTCACCGGCCTTTCCTTTCTCGGACTGAAAACCTACCTCGCTGCCGCAGAGGAGGCTCCAGTTTCCCAGCCCTTGGGCAAGCTGCTCCCGGACCCTGCAGGCATTCTTGATCTGCCTGCCGGCTTTTCCTACACTGTGCTTTCGCAAACGGGGGATCGCATGTCGGATGGCTTGCGGGTGCCGGGGATGCCCGATGGCATGGCCGCATTTGCCGGGAAAAATGGCAGGGTCGTGCTGGTGCGGAACCATGAACTGTCGATTAAGATGAAACCGCTCGCTGCTTATGACGGTGGCCGGTTTCCTGCAGACATCGACCAGGGGCTTGCATACATGCCCGGCACGGAAACGACCGACGGTCAGCTGGGAGGAACCACTAACGTCGTCTATAACCCGCAGACCAAGCAGGTGGAAAAACAATTCCTGTCGTTGGCCGGGACCGATCGGAATTGTGCCGGCGGGGCGATGCCTTGGGGCAGCTGGATCACCTGCGAAGAGCCGGAGGATATGACCAGTGAGATCGGGCGCAAGCATGGGTATTGCTTTGAGGTCAAGGCGACCGAGAACGTGGGCTTGCAGAAAGCCACACCGCTGAAGGCACTGGGCCGATTCTGTCACGAAGCCGTGGCGCTCGACCCTCGAAGCGGTATCCTCTATCTCACCGAGGATATCAGCGATGGCTTGCTGTATCGGTTTATCCCGGAGAAATCCAAGGACTTCAGTCGAGGGAAACTTCAGGCGATGGCAGTGGTCGGGAAACCCTCGGCGGACTTGCGGAATTATGAGGAGGCGAAGCGTCAGCTGCGTGCCGGCGAGGAACTGGCGGTGGAGTGGATCGATCTCCGTGATGTGGACACGCCCGACGACGACCTCCGGCATCGTGGTCACCGCGCTGGTGCGGCACGGATGGCGCGGGGCGAGGGGATTATTTTCACCGATGGCCAGCTGGCGATCTGCTGCACGGATGGCGGGCCGAACAAGCAGGGCCAAATTTTCAAACTCACCCCCAGCGCGCCGAGCTCGGAGAGCGGGCAGGACAGGCTGGAGTTGTTTCTCGAGCCGACAGAAAGCGACCTGCTCACAAACGGCGACAACCTCTGTGTGGCGCCGTGGGGTGACTTGGTGATCTGCGAGGATCTGGTCGCGGAGCATGCTGAAAAAGTCCCGCATTTACGGATCATTAGCCCGAGTGGTCAGATCAGCACCTTGGCTCGCAATGCGAAAGACCGGAGCGAGTTCGCAGGGTGTTGCTTTTCCCCTGACGGCTCCGTGTTGTTTGTCAATATGCAGGGGCTGGGGCTGACTCTTGCGATCACCGGCTTTCCACAGCGGCTGCGATGA
- a CDS encoding response regulator transcription factor — MKKIRITLVEDSPDYQQVIAFGLEDESDIEVIGTFNTADAALRALKKSTEADMPDLILLDLNLPGISGLEAIAQIKKLAPATEIIILTESEREADVLTAISSGAVGYLLKESSLEQITQGIRTVMSGGASLDPGMARYLLGNQQSHLAADGSSALSPRELEILHLIAEGQVQKKIAAELNISPKTVDFHIGHIYKKLNAPNAPSAVAKAYQSGILRREP; from the coding sequence ATGAAAAAGATTCGAATCACATTGGTCGAAGACAGTCCAGACTACCAACAGGTCATCGCCTTTGGGCTGGAAGATGAAAGCGACATCGAAGTCATTGGCACCTTCAACACCGCCGATGCCGCCCTGCGTGCGTTGAAAAAATCTACCGAGGCAGACATGCCCGACCTCATCTTGTTAGACCTCAATTTGCCGGGCATCTCCGGTCTTGAAGCCATCGCCCAAATCAAGAAACTCGCGCCCGCCACTGAAATCATCATTCTCACAGAGTCTGAACGCGAGGCCGATGTGCTCACCGCCATATCATCCGGAGCTGTGGGCTACCTTTTGAAAGAGTCCTCTCTGGAACAAATTACGCAGGGTATTCGCACCGTGATGTCAGGTGGGGCCTCGCTCGACCCCGGCATGGCCCGATACCTGTTAGGAAATCAGCAGAGCCATTTGGCAGCCGATGGCTCGTCCGCATTATCCCCACGTGAACTGGAAATCCTACACCTCATCGCCGAAGGCCAGGTGCAGAAAAAAATCGCCGCCGAGCTCAACATCAGCCCCAAGACCGTGGACTTTCATATCGGCCACATTTACAAAAAACTCAACGCGCCCAACGCACCGTCAGCGGTCGCCAAAGCCTATCAAAGTGGTATTTTACGCCGCGAACCATAA
- a CDS encoding sensor histidine kinase, producing the protein MAETDLSKLSTDELEDRQQEMEAELDSLARLTLRSGVGNVGWISSAQKNPEQPEWAEVRIPKESRFDRIVLAPVLWLDAQKGPQADGLPTAFQIIAGQDGDTEGQVIAEMGPADQYLPRIAPLVIDVPPTRASWLRIVATELPPHSRNENRVFKLSEIMIFSGEHNIALHQPVRVSSTVAGWRQAAIYKKTLVDGLTPFLIDAATEEKGDPFLATTIRTTPFVMTIDLGTSHRIDGIRLHSALIDEYVPQMNATDFGLPKQFTLVGANQPDFSDSTMLAHYRLQSVYQAGNIQEIRFAKTACRYVRLTVPQDGWSIDTKQIRSIISLDEIEVLAAGVNVAQGAPVKFPKRLTAVHGNKDRVFHVLFTKDRLTDGKNHFGNLLTMREWTEQLARRHDLEILQPKIAEALDRKYSQQRTNLRRMYWLVAILIASIIIGFLIARILQMRAVLKVRERIAANLHDELSASLHAMVLLGDMAKKHIQSPDKLHEVVERMQKVSRRSRIAARHCANMLQSDTLCQDLVKEVKFSADRLLADIPHEVSIEGEAFLHQLPRRQRNDLFLFYQECLTNIARHAEATACTVELRGSATGVELVVTDNGNGMSATPPSLVKRARLLKARVVIETPDHGGSRITLKYHPRNGLTATRTEASNSDPSLAPEPNTKP; encoded by the coding sequence ATGGCAGAGACAGATCTCTCCAAGCTCAGTACAGATGAGCTTGAGGACCGGCAGCAGGAAATGGAAGCCGAACTGGATAGCCTCGCGCGACTCACCCTGCGCAGCGGTGTGGGCAATGTCGGGTGGATCTCATCAGCACAAAAAAATCCCGAGCAGCCGGAGTGGGCAGAAGTTCGAATCCCCAAGGAGAGCCGCTTTGATCGCATCGTGCTGGCTCCAGTGCTTTGGCTCGATGCCCAGAAAGGCCCCCAGGCAGATGGCCTCCCCACCGCCTTCCAAATCATCGCTGGCCAAGATGGCGACACCGAGGGACAGGTGATCGCCGAGATGGGTCCGGCCGACCAGTATCTGCCACGCATCGCCCCCTTAGTGATCGATGTGCCCCCGACCCGAGCCTCATGGCTTCGCATCGTCGCCACCGAGCTGCCGCCCCACAGTCGGAACGAGAACCGGGTTTTCAAGCTCTCCGAGATCATGATTTTTTCCGGTGAACACAACATCGCCCTGCACCAGCCAGTCCGTGTCTCATCGACAGTGGCAGGCTGGCGACAAGCGGCCATCTATAAGAAAACCCTCGTCGATGGCCTAACCCCCTTCCTGATCGATGCCGCCACGGAAGAAAAAGGAGACCCTTTCCTCGCGACCACCATTCGCACCACGCCCTTCGTCATGACCATTGACCTGGGCACCAGCCATCGCATCGATGGCATCCGGCTGCACAGCGCGCTCATCGATGAATACGTGCCCCAGATGAATGCCACCGACTTTGGTCTGCCCAAACAATTCACCCTTGTCGGAGCCAATCAGCCGGATTTTTCCGACTCCACGATGCTGGCCCATTACCGACTCCAATCGGTCTATCAGGCGGGCAACATCCAGGAAATCAGGTTTGCAAAAACAGCCTGCCGATATGTCAGACTCACCGTGCCCCAGGACGGCTGGTCGATCGATACCAAACAGATCCGCAGCATCATCAGCCTGGACGAGATCGAAGTGCTCGCGGCTGGAGTGAACGTGGCACAAGGGGCACCGGTGAAGTTTCCCAAGCGACTAACAGCAGTCCATGGCAACAAGGACCGCGTCTTTCACGTGCTCTTCACCAAGGACAGGTTGACCGACGGCAAAAACCACTTTGGAAACCTGCTCACCATGCGCGAGTGGACAGAGCAATTGGCCCGACGTCACGATCTGGAAATCCTCCAGCCCAAGATTGCCGAGGCATTGGATCGGAAATACAGCCAGCAGAGAACGAACCTGAGAAGGATGTATTGGCTGGTCGCCATCCTCATCGCGAGCATCATTATCGGCTTCCTCATTGCCCGAATCCTGCAGATGCGTGCCGTGCTCAAGGTCCGTGAACGCATCGCCGCCAACCTCCACGACGAGCTCTCAGCCAGCCTGCACGCCATGGTGCTCTTGGGCGATATGGCGAAGAAGCATATCCAGTCACCTGACAAGCTGCACGAAGTCGTCGAGCGGATGCAAAAAGTGTCGCGCCGCAGCCGCATTGCCGCCCGCCACTGTGCGAACATGCTGCAGTCTGACACGCTCTGCCAGGATCTGGTGAAGGAGGTGAAATTCTCGGCAGACCGACTGCTGGCCGACATCCCCCACGAAGTAAGCATCGAAGGAGAAGCCTTTCTTCACCAGCTTCCCAGGCGTCAACGCAACGACCTCTTTCTTTTCTACCAAGAGTGCCTGACCAATATTGCACGCCACGCCGAAGCCACCGCCTGCACGGTGGAGCTCCGCGGCTCTGCCACGGGCGTGGAGCTGGTGGTCACCGATAACGGCAATGGTATGAGCGCCACCCCGCCCTCGCTGGTGAAACGTGCTCGCTTGCTGAAAGCCCGGGTCGTGATAGAAACTCCAGATCACGGGGGCAGCCGCATCACCCTCAAATACCATCCCCGGAACGGTCTCACCGCCACGCGCACGGAAGCCTCAAACAGCGATCCATCACTTGCCCCTGAACCTAACACTAAGCCATGA
- a CDS encoding PEP-CTERM sorting domain-containing protein (PEP-CTERM proteins occur, often in large numbers, in the proteomes of bacteria that also encode an exosortase, a predicted intramembrane cysteine proteinase. The presence of a PEP-CTERM domain at a protein's C-terminus predicts cleavage within the sorting domain, followed by covalent anchoring to some some component of the (usually Gram-negative) cell surface. Many PEP-CTERM proteins exhibit an unusual sequence composition that includes large numbers of potential glycosylation sites. Expression of one such protein has been shown restore the ability of a bacterium to form floc, a type of biofilm.), which translates to MVHIKRLRTAQSVQKKLTMKKQTILTGLALAVGMTGAANAAITAGTTIGIDFGSTPYAGSGNFNDFGHPNIADGAISTFAGTLINLDGGNVTGVGFSVENQSGDNTADALISNGSAGPTPFDESSIYVDGLISNQSGSTGGLDAGGYLLLTFTGLDDSLTYNLTGGFEGPNANFNATWSFDSGSTGISTNQNDSISSFVATSTDGYKSADGLQTDGSGNLVIQVTRTNHVTVGGLTLEAVPEPSTTALLGLGGLALILRRRK; encoded by the coding sequence ATGGTGCACATCAAACGATTGCGAACAGCGCAATCAGTACAAAAAAAACTCACCATGAAAAAACAGACAATACTCACTGGACTAGCCCTTGCTGTGGGCATGACAGGAGCAGCTAATGCTGCCATCACTGCGGGTACGACCATCGGCATCGACTTTGGGTCAACGCCCTATGCCGGATCAGGAAACTTTAATGACTTTGGTCACCCAAATATTGCCGATGGTGCAATATCAACATTTGCAGGAACTCTCATCAACCTTGATGGTGGTAATGTTACTGGTGTGGGTTTCTCGGTTGAGAACCAGAGTGGAGATAACACTGCCGACGCACTTATTTCCAATGGCAGTGCAGGCCCCACTCCTTTTGATGAGTCCTCAATCTACGTTGACGGTCTGATCTCAAATCAATCTGGTAGCACAGGTGGTCTGGATGCTGGTGGATACCTTCTACTTACTTTCACAGGTCTCGATGATAGCTTAACTTACAATCTGACCGGTGGCTTTGAAGGCCCTAACGCTAACTTCAATGCAACTTGGTCTTTTGATAGTGGTAGCACAGGTATTTCAACGAATCAGAATGATAGTATCTCGTCTTTCGTGGCTACCAGCACCGATGGCTATAAATCTGCCGATGGACTACAAACAGACGGAAGTGGAAACCTTGTCATTCAAGTGACTCGAACCAACCACGTTACTGTAGGTGGTCTCACACTAGAAGCGGTCCCAGAGCCATCGACCACAGCCCTTCTCGGCCTCGGTGGACTCGCTCTTATCCTGCGTCGCCGGAAATAA
- a CDS encoding sulfatase-like hydrolase/transferase: protein MKFKLSITLLLSVLSMGPVHAKTSGQPNILLIYVDDMGYGDLACYGSKTETPQIDKLAAEGICFTNYLSASNVCSPSRAAVLTGHYPQRVGLPVCPNGKDPLWNEHVGLPLSEVTLAEVLKPQGYATAAFGKWHLGEPELYGPLKQGFDRYVGSLYNFPVGKPNVWLHNDEPQGKIMFSQAHQKLTDATISFMNEQQQAKKPFFIYLAHYLVHGPWSPNKQFCTDAEWASYQKKKGRMNPKVLPAMVRELDHHVGQVMAALKSLGIEDDTIVIFASDNGPWLPAGSAEPFSEGKYSTMEGGHRVPAMIRWPGHFPAGQVSDEMVSALDLMPTIAAATGSSLPEDRRYDGYDLLPLLSQNKKQSPRQEFFYYNGLSLEAVRRGPWKLHLPRKNDNAVYWALGKGGYKNLTHPVLNHLPDDLAEKKDVTQEHPEQTDALQKMAAQARKELGDWDQDGSDRPANAYPGNLNQPHFIKKRRKK, encoded by the coding sequence ATGAAATTTAAGTTATCGATTACACTGCTGCTGTCAGTGCTGAGCATGGGACCGGTTCATGCGAAAACCAGTGGCCAACCCAACATCCTGCTGATCTATGTCGATGACATGGGCTACGGCGATCTTGCTTGTTATGGTTCGAAAACTGAGACGCCACAGATCGACAAGCTTGCTGCCGAGGGCATTTGCTTCACTAACTACCTCTCGGCCAGCAACGTCTGTTCTCCGAGCCGGGCGGCGGTGTTGACCGGTCACTACCCGCAGCGTGTCGGATTGCCGGTTTGTCCCAACGGCAAAGACCCGCTGTGGAATGAACACGTCGGCCTGCCACTGAGTGAGGTGACCTTGGCCGAAGTGCTGAAGCCGCAGGGATACGCCACAGCCGCATTTGGCAAATGGCACCTGGGCGAGCCGGAACTTTACGGTCCTCTCAAGCAGGGATTCGATCGATACGTGGGCAGCCTGTATAACTTCCCAGTCGGAAAACCGAACGTGTGGCTGCACAACGATGAGCCACAGGGGAAGATCATGTTCTCGCAGGCGCATCAGAAGCTCACCGATGCGACGATTTCCTTTATGAACGAACAACAGCAGGCCAAGAAACCGTTTTTCATCTACCTCGCGCACTACCTGGTGCACGGTCCTTGGTCGCCTAACAAGCAATTCTGCACCGATGCCGAGTGGGCGTCGTATCAGAAAAAGAAAGGCCGCATGAACCCCAAGGTGCTTCCTGCCATGGTGCGTGAACTGGATCATCACGTCGGTCAGGTGATGGCTGCACTCAAGTCCTTGGGCATCGAGGACGATACCATCGTGATCTTTGCTTCGGACAACGGACCGTGGCTTCCCGCCGGTTCGGCGGAGCCATTTTCAGAGGGAAAATACAGCACCATGGAAGGTGGCCACCGCGTGCCTGCGATGATCCGCTGGCCCGGCCATTTCCCCGCCGGGCAGGTGAGCGATGAGATGGTGTCGGCACTGGATCTCATGCCGACAATTGCAGCCGCAACAGGTTCCTCTCTCCCTGAGGATCGCCGCTACGACGGTTATGATTTGTTGCCCTTGCTCAGTCAGAACAAAAAGCAGAGCCCTCGTCAGGAATTTTTCTACTACAACGGACTGAGTCTGGAGGCGGTGCGCCGCGGGCCATGGAAACTTCACCTGCCGCGCAAGAATGACAACGCGGTTTACTGGGCTCTGGGCAAGGGTGGCTACAAGAACCTGACCCACCCGGTGTTGAACCATCTGCCCGATGACTTGGCGGAAAAGAAGGACGTAACGCAAGAGCATCCCGAGCAGACCGATGCCCTGCAAAAAATGGCGGCACAGGCGCGTAAGGAATTGGGCGATTGGGATCAGGACGGCAGCGACCGACCCGCCAATGCTTACCCAGGAAATCTCAACCAACCGCATTTCATCAAGAAGCGCCGCAAAAAGTAA
- a CDS encoding sulfatase family protein, producing MQRLLLALLCLPMWLSAESSKPNFILILTDDQGYADLSCFGGKHVYTPNIDQMAKEGARLTSFYVAAPLCTPSRAALMTGCYPARVDMDVPSSIEVNMKHTKGRKFPVCLASDGRGLNPKELTIAEVAQSAGYKTGMFGKWHLGDQPEFLPTRQGFEEYFGIPYSHDIHPKHKNQKFFKFPPLPLLEGEKVLEMEPNADLLTRRITERAVDFIKRNKDENFFLYVAHPLPHGPLAASPQAKKEFAKHRNKVRGSKKGIFGSVICEIDWSVGEILKTLKEQGIDDNTIVLFTTDNGPASGSAKPLSGRKGSTLEGGQRVPTVIRWPKGIPAGIENNKILTAMDVLPTFAKLSGAKLPEDLVIDGKDIMPAIVNGAASPHEYFFYAHWGVLEAVRWKDWKLRIINGKEALYNLEEDISEKKNVAASHPEIVQQLKAAMQGFVKDMDANERPAGTVENPVPLTMNK from the coding sequence ATGCAACGCCTGCTTCTCGCTCTCCTCTGTCTCCCGATGTGGCTTTCCGCCGAGAGCTCAAAACCGAACTTCATCCTGATCCTAACGGATGACCAGGGTTATGCCGACCTCAGTTGTTTCGGTGGCAAACACGTCTACACGCCGAACATTGACCAGATGGCCAAGGAGGGCGCGCGGTTGACCAGCTTTTATGTCGCTGCCCCACTGTGCACCCCCTCGCGCGCCGCCCTGATGACCGGTTGTTATCCGGCACGGGTGGACATGGATGTGCCGTCGTCCATTGAGGTGAACATGAAACACACAAAGGGGAGAAAGTTTCCTGTCTGTCTGGCCAGTGATGGTCGTGGACTGAATCCAAAAGAACTCACCATCGCGGAGGTGGCCCAATCCGCAGGCTACAAGACCGGCATGTTCGGCAAGTGGCACCTGGGCGATCAGCCCGAGTTCTTGCCGACCCGACAAGGCTTTGAAGAATACTTCGGCATTCCCTACAGCCACGACATCCACCCGAAGCACAAAAACCAGAAGTTCTTCAAGTTTCCTCCGCTACCATTGTTAGAAGGAGAGAAGGTGCTCGAAATGGAGCCGAATGCCGACCTGCTGACTCGCCGCATCACCGAGCGCGCTGTCGACTTTATCAAACGCAACAAGGACGAGAACTTCTTCCTCTACGTCGCGCACCCGCTGCCGCACGGACCGCTGGCCGCATCGCCCCAAGCCAAGAAGGAGTTCGCCAAGCACCGGAATAAAGTGCGTGGATCGAAAAAAGGCATCTTCGGCAGTGTGATTTGCGAAATCGATTGGTCCGTGGGTGAGATTCTCAAGACCCTGAAAGAGCAGGGGATCGATGACAATACCATCGTGCTGTTCACCACCGATAACGGCCCGGCCAGTGGTTCCGCCAAGCCACTGAGTGGTCGGAAAGGCAGCACCCTGGAAGGAGGTCAGCGTGTGCCCACCGTCATCCGGTGGCCGAAGGGGATTCCTGCCGGCATCGAAAATAACAAGATCCTCACCGCCATGGACGTGTTGCCCACCTTCGCCAAACTCAGTGGTGCAAAGCTGCCGGAGGACCTTGTGATCGATGGCAAAGACATCATGCCCGCGATCGTGAATGGTGCCGCAAGTCCGCACGAATATTTCTTCTACGCGCACTGGGGTGTGCTCGAGGCGGTGCGCTGGAAAGATTGGAAACTCCGGATCATCAATGGCAAGGAGGCGCTGTACAATCTGGAAGAAGATATCAGCGAGAAGAAAAACGTGGCCGCGAGCCACCCGGAAATCGTGCAGCAGCTCAAGGCCGCGATGCAAGGCTTCGTCAAAGATATGGATGCCAACGAGCGCCCCGCCGGCACAGTCGAAAACCCGGTGCCTTTGACCATGAACAAATAG
- a CDS encoding sulfatase family protein yields MKRTWHSLYSLTLAFLFVPLWASAAKPNFIIILTDDQGYQDLGCYGSPDIKTPRIDQMAKEGMRFTSFYAQTVCGPARTSLLTGSYPMRTARAEHDDGLIPHPAMALSEVTIPELLHPLGYKTGMAGKWDLSGRRTRGRPTFKIELGPANQGFDSTFWAETSACKLIREGEKTVLKKPAKSSLTKLFTDKAIEFIEANKDDPFFFYLAHPMPHTPIGASKAFKGKSKAGLYGDVIEELDFHTGRLLDKVKELGLDDNTYIIFASDNGPWWREGKHAGHCEPLRSAKTSTYDGGLRVPFIIRAPGKVPADTTSDLVTSTIDLLPSIVNIAGAKVPDDRVIDGIDISDVFHGKQTKLDRPFFFYQHQSLRAVRQGDWKLHLPHTKLDRTKEGELWQSHVPPEDRGYIEELTLYNLSKDIGETTNVAKRHPEIVARLLKQLDFAKKDIGYHDVIGENSRR; encoded by the coding sequence ATGAAACGCACTTGGCACTCACTTTACTCTCTCACGCTGGCATTTTTGTTCGTGCCGCTCTGGGCATCGGCCGCGAAACCCAATTTCATCATCATCCTCACCGATGACCAGGGCTACCAGGACCTTGGCTGTTATGGTTCGCCGGATATCAAGACCCCGCGCATCGATCAGATGGCGAAGGAGGGGATGAGGTTCACCAGCTTCTACGCTCAAACAGTTTGCGGCCCGGCCCGCACCTCGCTGCTCACTGGGTCATACCCGATGCGCACCGCCAGGGCAGAGCATGACGACGGCTTGATTCCACACCCAGCCATGGCGCTCAGTGAAGTGACTATTCCCGAGCTGCTTCATCCGCTGGGATACAAGACGGGCATGGCCGGCAAGTGGGACCTTTCCGGCAGGAGAACCCGAGGTCGTCCTACGTTCAAGATCGAGCTCGGTCCGGCCAATCAGGGCTTCGATTCCACCTTCTGGGCCGAGACCAGTGCCTGCAAGCTGATCCGCGAAGGGGAAAAAACGGTGCTTAAAAAACCTGCCAAGTCTTCTCTCACCAAACTGTTCACCGACAAGGCGATTGAGTTCATCGAGGCGAACAAAGACGATCCCTTTTTCTTCTATCTCGCTCATCCCATGCCGCACACTCCGATTGGTGCTTCCAAAGCATTCAAGGGGAAGTCCAAGGCTGGCCTCTATGGCGATGTGATCGAGGAACTCGATTTCCATACTGGACGATTGTTAGATAAGGTCAAAGAGCTGGGTTTGGACGACAACACCTACATCATTTTCGCCAGCGATAACGGCCCGTGGTGGCGGGAGGGGAAACATGCCGGCCACTGCGAACCTCTGCGCAGCGCCAAAACCAGCACCTACGACGGCGGCCTGCGCGTGCCATTCATCATCCGCGCGCCCGGGAAAGTTCCGGCGGACACGACTTCGGACCTAGTGACCTCCACCATCGATCTTCTACCCAGTATTGTCAACATAGCCGGAGCCAAAGTCCCGGACGATCGGGTGATCGATGGCATCGATATCTCGGACGTTTTCCACGGCAAACAAACGAAGCTCGATCGGCCGTTCTTTTTCTACCAGCACCAGTCGCTGCGTGCCGTGCGCCAGGGCGACTGGAAACTGCACCTGCCACACACGAAACTGGATCGGACGAAAGAAGGCGAGCTTTGGCAATCGCATGTGCCGCCCGAAGATCGAGGCTACATCGAAGAGCTCACGCTGTATAACCTATCGAAAGACATCGGCGAAACGACCAATGTCGCCAAGCGCCATCCGGAAATCGTTGCGCGACTGCTCAAGCAGCTGGACTTCGCCAAAAAAGACATCGGCTACCACGACGTGATCGGTGAGAACTCCCGCCGCTAG